From the Pungitius pungitius chromosome 6, fPunPun2.1, whole genome shotgun sequence genome, one window contains:
- the map2k1 gene encoding dual specificity mitogen-activated protein kinase kinase 1, with amino-acid sequence MQKRRKPEPIQLNPIPDGNTINGTGATETNLEALQKKLEELELDEQQRKRLEAFLTQKQKVGELKDDDFEKICELGAGNGGVVFKVSHRPSGLIMARKLIHLEIKPAIRNQIIRELQVLHECNSPYIVGFYGAFYSDGEISICMEHMDGGSLDQSLKKAGNIPEQILGKVSIAVIKGLAYLREKHKIMHRDVKPSNILVNSRGEIKLCDFGVSGQLIDSMANSFVGTRSYMSPERLQGTHYSVQSDIWSMGLSLVEMAIGRFPIPPPDAKELEQIFGSPVEGEAACSESSPKPQPPGRPGSSHGPDSRPPMAIFELLDYIVNEPPPKLPGIFSPEFQDFVNKCLIKNPAERADLKHLTVHSFIKLSEAEQVDFAGWLCSTIGLNQPVTPTHGTAM; translated from the exons ATGCAGAAGAGAAGGAAGCCGGAGCCGATCCAGCTCAACCCGATCCCGGATGGAAACACCATCAACGGCACCGGAGCCACAGA AACAAATCTAGAGGCTCTGCAGAAGAAACTGGAAGAGCTTGAGTTGGACGAGCAGCAGCGGAAACGTCTGGAGGCCTTTCTGACACAGAAGCAGAAGGTGGGCGAGCTCAAGGACGATGACTTTGAGAAGATCTGCGAGCTGGGTGCCGGCAACGGAGGAGTCGTCTTCAAGGTCTCCCACCGACCCTCCGGTCTGATTATGGCGAGGAAG CTGATCCACCTGGAGATCAAACCGGCCATTCGGAACCAGATCATTAGGGAGCTGCAGGTGCTGCATGAGTGCAACTCCCCTTACATCGTGGGCTTCTATGGAGCTTTCTACAGCGACGGAGAAATCAGCATTTGCATGGAGCATATG GACGGTGGCTCCCTGGACCAGTCGCTGAAGAAGGCAGGCAACATCCCAGAGCAGATCCTCGGCAAAGTCAGCATCGCT GTGATAAAAGGCCTCGCCTACCTGAGGGAGAAACACAAGATCATGCACAGAG ATGTCAAGCCTTCTAACATACTGGTGAATTCCCGCGGCGAGATCAAGCTGTGTGACTTCGGCGTGAGCGGCCAGCTCATAGACTCCATGGCCAACTCCTTTGTGGGCACCCGCTCCTACATGTCG CCTGAGCGTTTGCAGGGAACACATTACTCCGTTCAGTCGGACATCTGGAGCATGGGTCTGTCCCTGGTTGAAATGGCGATCGGCCGCTTTCCAATCCCACCGCCCGATGCTAAGGAACTGGAACAGATTTTTGGTTCCCCTGTCGAAGGGGAGGCTGCCTGCAGCGAGTCATCCCCAAAGCCTCAGCCTCCCGGGCGACCAGGCAGCT CACATGGACCTGACAGCAGACCACCAATGGCCATATTTGAGCTGCTTGATTACATAGTCAATGAG CCTCCACCAAAGCTGCCTGGGATATTCAGCCCTGAATTTCAAGACTTTGTGAACAAATG TTTGATTAAGAATCCTGCAGAGAGAGCAGACCTGAAACATTTGACG GTGCATTCTTTCATCAAGCTGTCTGAAGCAGAGCAGGTGGACTTTGCAGGCTGGTTGTGCAGTACCATTGGCCTCAATCAGCCGGTGACACCCACCCACGGCACTGCAATGTGA